Proteins encoded in a region of the Mucispirillum schaedleri ASF457 genome:
- the purF gene encoding amidophosphoribosyltransferase, whose product MIDGADKFYDECAIAGVYGNHEAANLVYLCLYALQHRGQQGTGIAAYDGEHINSEKREGLVADVYTKKRLKKLHGKIAIGHNRYPTDGVFSTRNLQPIIAELPIGDCALAYNGNLINAFKIRRQLIQDGVIFSTGTDSETIMHLLAKRLKNEDFITALSNVMTQITGSYSMVFMADNKLIAMRDPHGVRPLAMGMMKDGYVFVSETVALDLIDAHFVREVEPGEMVVVDASGVKSYFPNGKVENPAPCVFEHVYFARPDSFMFGQSVYEVRKGFGKMLAKECPVDADIVIPVPDSGITATIGYSEESKIPFELGIIRNHYVGRTFIEPSQNIRDFGVRVKLNPVRNLIKGKKIVVVDDSIVRGTTSKKIVKLLRDAGAKEIHMRISAPPTSYPCYYGIDTPTKKELISNTHTEDEIRRFIGADTLGYISLEGMKKVLIDNNFCFACFTGQYPINPADLIED is encoded by the coding sequence GTGATTGATGGTGCAGATAAATTTTATGATGAATGTGCAATAGCTGGTGTATATGGCAACCATGAGGCTGCTAATTTAGTTTACTTATGCTTATATGCCTTGCAGCATAGAGGTCAGCAGGGCACAGGTATTGCTGCCTATGATGGTGAACATATTAATTCAGAAAAAAGAGAAGGTTTAGTTGCAGATGTTTATACAAAAAAGCGTCTTAAAAAACTACATGGCAAAATAGCTATTGGTCATAACAGATACCCTACAGATGGTGTTTTTTCAACAAGAAATCTTCAGCCAATAATAGCAGAACTGCCAATTGGTGACTGTGCTCTTGCTTATAATGGCAATTTAATAAATGCTTTTAAAATCCGCAGGCAGCTTATACAAGATGGTGTAATCTTCTCTACTGGAACAGATTCTGAAACTATTATGCACCTGCTTGCTAAAAGATTAAAAAATGAAGACTTTATTACAGCCCTTTCTAATGTTATGACTCAAATTACAGGCTCATACTCTATGGTATTTATGGCTGATAATAAACTTATTGCTATGCGAGACCCACACGGTGTCCGCCCGCTTGCTATGGGTATGATGAAAGACGGCTATGTATTTGTAAGCGAGACAGTTGCTCTTGACTTAATTGATGCCCATTTTGTTAGAGAAGTAGAGCCGGGCGAAATGGTTGTTGTTGACGCAAGTGGTGTAAAATCATACTTTCCTAATGGTAAAGTAGAAAACCCTGCACCATGTGTTTTTGAACATGTATATTTTGCAAGACCTGATTCTTTTATGTTTGGTCAGTCTGTTTATGAAGTGCGTAAAGGATTTGGCAAGATGCTTGCAAAAGAATGTCCAGTAGATGCAGATATTGTTATACCCGTGCCAGATTCTGGTATTACTGCAACTATTGGCTACTCTGAAGAAAGTAAAATCCCTTTTGAGCTTGGTATTATCAGGAACCACTATGTTGGCAGAACATTTATTGAGCCATCACAAAATATCCGCGATTTTGGTGTCAGAGTAAAACTTAACCCTGTTAGAAACCTTATTAAAGGTAAAAAAATAGTTGTTGTTGATGATTCTATTGTCCGCGGAACTACAAGTAAAAAAATAGTTAAACTGCTTCGTGATGCTGGAGCAAAAGAAATACACATGAGAATTTCTGCTCCGCCTACAAGTTATCCATGTTACTATGGAATAGATACTCCAACAAAAAAAGAGCTTATATCTAATACACATACAGAAGATGAAATCAGAAGATTTATAGGAGCAGATACTCTTGGATATATTTCTCTTGAAGGAATGAAAAAAGTGCTTATAGATAATAATTTCTGTTTTGCATGTTTTACTGGGCAGTATCCAATAAACCCTGCAGATTTAATTGAGGACTAA